TATGCCagtttattagttattatattttgcaTCTTCGGCATATGTTGAATGATAAAAATGTAGCAAACGTCAGCCATTTTATAGAAATATAAGCACCATTTTTACCAGTTGAAAATAGTCCGTCATAAACACCACTTctaagataatatatattttatttattattttattttagtttttattcttatttGCTTTTACTAAAGTTCTACCACTCATATTCTTaaaaatttactttatattttaattaaaatatcttaaataaaatataaatataaactttcagatatataaatatatcatctTAAATACGGACGGGTAGTAACTGTACATGATCTCAAATACTTAACATTCTCTCATGTCTATTCAATCTCATgtctattaaatattttaaaagagatattagattttgatccgtatTTCAAAAGTATGgatttttcaatgtattataaGTAAAGTTtgtgaattaatatttttaaactatcatatattattatgttacaaagtgttatattaaaagtaaaattatttaaactatataattaatgagttaatttatttaagattttgtatatatattcttatgtaACTCCTTTTATGCTTGGATATTGTACATCTCATctgatatcaaatattttaaaatggatATAATTGTTGGAAAAATGATTAAAACTACAAGAGTTCTTGAAATATAcatgatttttctttaaatttgagattagaaaatatattgatGGCCTCCTTTACTCTACCATAATTCAccaaaaacacaacaaaaacCCACAGTAATAAACGGAAAATAGTGATTTGCCACAGTAATAAACGGAAAATAATGATTTGCCTTTTCTTATATGCTAAAAAATCATAGTCAATCTGATGACTTTTTTTTACCATATCCAAAAAATATCGAATATTTGTGATCTAGATAGTCTAATTTTTAGAGATCgtgtatatattttgtttgcaTATATGAATTTGTGCATATTATTTAAAGTTGTATATACTATTTGACTGAGTTGCACTAAAcggaagaaaataaaattaatatattactaGATTTAGATAGTGTATACAAagtagaataaaataaatacctaGATATCACTTATGTGAAAATCTTTTACGAGTGATTCTGGtgaaaaatatcttaattttaacaaatatttctgattaaatattaatataattagtttgaaattttgaaaaaatatttatcaatgaGAATGTTCTTACATACAAATGAGTCGGTGTATAGTGCAAACTCATGTTTATATAGAGtattttttcataaattcaATCATAAGAACCAATTGAAAAAAGTATATACTCCGTACTAAGCCAGTGAGTTATtccaaatttatatattaagaaaaatgaaACTTCAGAAATTAAATAACAGTCTCCAGCTACTCGAACGTGATATTTGCCTGTAATCACGTACATCCATAAAGCAATGTTTATCGATACTTAGAATAAGTCAAGGATATCGAGCCCTGTGTCACTCTTTCCTCTTTTTATTTACAtctaaaaataacttttaacattataaaaaaacaatagtaaTATTTAGTGgttggaaagaaagaaaatatactAGTGCATGTAAAATGCACCTTACCACCTTACGTGTCATCTTTGAACAAATatcatgatatttttttttttactgaaatcTACGATTTTGTTGCAGTAAATAGTATAAATTACAAAGGAAAGCATCATCACTTTTATTCTCCTCTCTATTATTCTCTAAATCAGAAAAGGTTTCCAAGGAAGAGAGAAACGTAGAGAGAAATGTCGGTGACATCCACGGTGGAGGAGAACCACCGTAAAAAGCCTTATTCGTCGGAGAAAGAGGCGGAGAAGAGGAGACAGAGATGGGTGTTTTGGGGGAGAAAGTGGAGGAGATTAGATTACGTCAAACTAACAGCTTCACTGTTTGTGCATTCAATGGCTCTCTTGGCGCCGTTTTATTTCAGCTGGTCGGCTCTTTGGGTAACGTTTTTGTTCTATACGATTGGTGGTCTTGGTATTACGGTGTCGTATCACCGGAACTTGGCTCACCGGAGTTTCAAAGTCCCTAAATGGCTTGAGTATCTCTTAGCCTATTGTGCCCTTCTCGCCATTCAGGTTCATatcatatcaataaatttttttttttcattatttattcaATTTAGCCTAATAGATCTTTAGAttttaattgttattaattaatattttatttatttgtcgaAAAAAATAATAGGGAGATCCGATCGATTGGGTGAGTACTCATCGATATCATCACCAGTTTACAGATTCAGAAAGAGATCCACATAGTCCTAAAGAAGGCTTTTGGTTTAGTCATCTTCTATGGATTTATGATTCTGCATATCTTGTTTCAAAGGTGAATTTTAATTCTTTTCTGATTGTAAagtatatactccctctgttttttaaagatagatgttttaaaaaaataaattgtttcacaaagatgtattttttatgtttcttatacaaaaattgcaaatttcaataaaatcgattgaatttattgaaagactattggttaaaatgcattggaatttgataatttctaaaaaatgatgtatagttaatgtgttttcttaatatgtgtgaaaacaccaaaacatacatcttttaaaaacagagaaaaacagaaggagtatatTATAATACCATTATAAATCGCTTattcataaccaaaaaaaagatgtaaATCAATATATGAATCAAATGCAGTGTGGAAGAAGAACAAACGTGGAGGATTTGAAGAAGCAATGGTTCTATAGGTTCCTTCAAAAAACGGTGATGTTTCATATTCTAGGACTTGGTCTCATTCTCTACTATCTTGGTGGCATGTCCTTCGTTACTTGGGGAATGGTAATTGAATTTACAATTTTGTTGGTTTAAAATGTTACATATGTGAATACTATTTTATCTTCTAggataataattataatttataaatgatttggTTGGTGATGCAGGGTGTAGGAGCAGCATTGGAGGTGCACGTGACTTGCTTCATCAACTCCATCTGCCACATTTGGGGCACTCGGACATGGAAAACCAATGACACTTCTCGTAATGTTTGGTATGTAAATGTTaatttctacttt
This genomic stretch from Raphanus sativus cultivar WK10039 chromosome 3, ASM80110v3, whole genome shotgun sequence harbors:
- the LOC130509458 gene encoding delta-9 acyl-lipid desaturase 2-like, with product MSVTSTVEENHRKKPYSSEKEAEKRRQRWVFWGRKWRRLDYVKLTASLFVHSMALLAPFYFSWSALWVTFLFYTIGGLGITVSYHRNLAHRSFKVPKWLEYLLAYCALLAIQGDPIDWVSTHRYHHQFTDSERDPHSPKEGFWFSHLLWIYDSAYLVSKCGRRTNVEDLKKQWFYRFLQKTVMFHILGLGLILYYLGGMSFVTWGMGVGAALEVHVTCFINSICHIWGTRTWKTNDTSRNVWWLSVFSFGESWHNNHHAFESSARQGLEWWQIDISWYIVRSLEIVGLAYDVKLPTESQRRRMAIVR